A window of Hymenobacter aerilatus contains these coding sequences:
- a CDS encoding SH3 domain-containing protein, whose amino-acid sequence MFAADSVEAAYPIYQQVLRQQKAYSPRMLLRMAYVQEGLGHYPAALYYLSLAQARQPRRSTWTKMASLAQRHRLTGYPDTWRQQLRIVFRRYYYRLLQAALVIAVVGGTVLWLRRRERRGWWMAYATYVLATGAFLNLLQPERSGLVARSRAALMAGPSPGATWLTTAAAGDRLVVLGRQDVWYRVRWQGKDAYIRQHDLLEVQ is encoded by the coding sequence TTGTTTGCCGCCGACTCGGTGGAGGCTGCCTACCCCATTTACCAGCAAGTGCTGCGACAACAGAAAGCCTACTCGCCCCGCATGTTGCTGCGCATGGCCTACGTGCAAGAAGGGCTGGGGCATTATCCGGCGGCTCTCTACTACCTAAGTCTGGCGCAAGCCCGCCAGCCCCGGCGCTCTACCTGGACCAAGATGGCTAGCCTGGCCCAGCGCCACCGCCTCACGGGCTACCCCGATACGTGGCGGCAACAACTGCGCATTGTGTTTCGGCGCTACTACTACCGCCTGTTGCAGGCTGCGCTAGTAATAGCGGTGGTGGGTGGTACCGTGCTGTGGCTGCGTCGCCGCGAGCGGCGGGGTTGGTGGATGGCCTATGCTACTTATGTGCTGGCTACAGGAGCTTTTCTGAACTTGCTACAACCCGAGCGTAGCGGTCTGGTAGCCCGCTCGCGCGCTGCTCTCATGGCCGGCCCCAGCCCCGGCGCTACCTGGCTGACTACCGCTGCCGCTGGCGACCGGCTGGTCGTGCTGGGTCGGCAGGACGTGTGGTACCGCGTGCGCTGGCAGGGCAAAGATGCCTACATCCGGCAGCACGACTTACTGGAGGTGCAGTAG
- a CDS encoding aminotransferase class I/II-fold pyridoxal phosphate-dependent enzyme, translated as MSTSSPLHHRLAQHLAKREAEGTRRRLSLSADNLVDFSSNDYLGLARSPTLRQALQTAIQREDAGSTGSRLLTGNSVAAEVLETHLAQFHRAEAALLFNSGYAANLGFFAAVPRRGDTIFYDEASHASVKDGIRGSFATAYSFRHNDVADLERRLPRATGAVFVAVEALYSMDGDMAPLRELADLCRQHELYLVVDEAHTNGLYGPHGAGLVAELGLEDDIFARVLTFGKALGSQGAAIAGSAILRDYLLNFSRPFIYTTAPAPYMIATLAAAYQLLPTLDTERQRLFALSDHLKITLNAVPGLHVPADSHIIHPVFFPTSPGPEAVKQIATTAQDAGFDVRAIVAPTVPTGTERLRLIVHAYNTEAEIDRLAEVLGEY; from the coding sequence ATGTCTACTAGCTCTCCCCTCCACCACCGCCTCGCTCAGCACCTTGCCAAGCGCGAAGCTGAAGGCACCCGCCGCCGCCTGTCGCTGTCCGCTGACAACCTGGTTGATTTCAGCTCCAACGACTACCTCGGCCTGGCCCGCTCCCCTACCCTACGGCAGGCGTTGCAAACTGCTATTCAACGAGAAGATGCTGGCAGCACCGGCTCCCGCCTGCTTACCGGCAACTCGGTGGCGGCCGAAGTCCTGGAAACCCACTTAGCGCAGTTCCATCGCGCCGAGGCAGCGCTACTTTTCAACTCCGGCTACGCGGCCAATCTGGGCTTCTTTGCCGCCGTGCCCCGCCGCGGCGATACCATTTTCTACGACGAAGCTTCGCACGCTTCCGTGAAAGACGGCATTCGCGGCAGCTTTGCCACGGCCTACAGCTTCCGTCACAACGATGTAGCCGACCTGGAGCGTCGCCTACCCCGCGCCACCGGCGCCGTGTTTGTGGCCGTGGAGGCGCTCTACTCCATGGACGGCGACATGGCTCCCCTGCGCGAACTAGCTGATTTGTGCCGGCAGCATGAGTTGTACTTAGTAGTAGACGAGGCCCACACCAACGGCCTCTACGGTCCGCACGGCGCCGGCTTGGTAGCGGAGTTGGGCTTGGAAGACGACATATTCGCCCGCGTGCTGACGTTTGGCAAGGCCTTAGGCAGCCAGGGTGCAGCTATAGCTGGTTCAGCCATCCTGCGCGACTACCTCTTGAATTTCAGCCGCCCCTTCATCTATACCACCGCCCCAGCACCCTACATGATTGCCACGTTGGCGGCGGCGTATCAGTTGCTTCCTACCCTAGATACGGAGCGGCAGCGACTATTTGCGCTGTCAGATCACTTAAAAATCACCTTGAACGCGGTACCTGGTCTGCATGTACCGGCCGATAGTCACATCATTCACCCGGTGTTCTTCCCTACCTCCCCCGGCCCCGAAGCAGTAAAGCAAATAGCCACCACCGCCCAAGACGCTGGCTTCGACGTGCGAGCTATTGTGGCGCCTACCGTCCCCACTGGCACCGAGCGCCTGCGGTTGATTGTGCACGCGTATAACACGGAGGCGGAGATTGATAGGCTAGCGGAGGTGTTGGGAGAATATTAA
- the bioD gene encoding dethiobiotin synthase, with amino-acid sequence MEHLFITGIGTDVGKTVAAAILTEALGADYWKPVQAGLTPTTDAATVRSLVSNPNSYFHPEAYRLALPASPHAAAAAEGIEPTPSAFHLPRTDNHLVVEGAGGLLVPLAPRFLMVDLLAQLGLAAVVVSRNYLGSINHTLLTLEVLRQRQIPVRGLVFNGEPTPTTEEFIAQHTGVPIMPRVLPEPVLDAAVVQRYAAEFREWFAGN; translated from the coding sequence TTGGAACACCTCTTTATCACCGGCATCGGCACGGACGTAGGCAAAACCGTCGCAGCCGCCATTCTCACCGAAGCTCTGGGCGCCGACTACTGGAAGCCTGTGCAAGCCGGCCTCACGCCCACTACCGACGCGGCCACCGTGCGCAGCTTGGTCAGCAACCCAAATTCTTACTTCCACCCCGAAGCGTACCGCCTAGCCCTACCCGCCTCACCCCATGCCGCTGCTGCCGCCGAGGGCATTGAGCCTACGCCCAGCGCCTTCCACCTACCTCGCACCGACAACCATCTGGTAGTAGAAGGTGCGGGCGGCCTGCTGGTGCCGCTGGCACCAAGGTTTCTGATGGTGGATTTGTTGGCGCAACTGGGCTTGGCGGCGGTGGTGGTATCGCGTAATTACCTGGGCAGTATCAACCACACCCTGCTGACGCTGGAGGTGCTGCGGCAGCGGCAGATTCCGGTGCGCGGCCTCGTATTCAACGGCGAGCCTACCCCCACCACCGAAGAATTTATTGCGCAGCACACTGGCGTGCCCATTATGCCCCGCGTACTGCCCGAGCCGGTGCTGGATGCGGCTGTGGTGCAGCGGTATGCAGCAGAGTTTCGGGAGTGGTTTGCGGGTAATTGA
- a CDS encoding pectinesterase family protein, producing the protein MSLLRFCVLSSLLLTAPALYAQTAPPAAQPKSAEAPSFNKPVRLVVAADGSGDYRTVQEAIMAVRDFMQVEATIFIKNGTYKEKLLIPSQKTHITLLGESTEGVVITYGDYSGDAEKHTTYTSSTVRVQGNDFRAENITFENSAGRVGQAVALHVEGDRAVFRHCRLLGNQDTLFLAIENSRQYYQDCYIEGTTDFIFGASTAVFDRCTILSKSNSYITAASTTPRQRFGLVFLNCRLTAAPEAQKVYLGRPWRPHARTVFLDTEMGAHITPAGWDNWRNPENEKTAFYAEYQSRGPGANPEGRVRWSRQLTSKEAKQYTLKNIFAGTEPWLPESK; encoded by the coding sequence ATGAGTTTACTGCGATTCTGCGTGCTGAGTAGTCTACTATTGACTGCACCCGCCCTGTACGCCCAAACTGCGCCTCCAGCTGCTCAGCCAAAGTCAGCCGAAGCGCCATCGTTCAATAAGCCGGTGCGCCTGGTGGTGGCGGCTGATGGATCGGGCGACTACCGCACTGTGCAGGAGGCCATAATGGCCGTGCGCGACTTTATGCAGGTAGAAGCCACTATTTTCATCAAGAATGGCACCTATAAGGAAAAGCTGCTGATTCCGTCGCAGAAAACGCACATCACGCTGCTGGGTGAAAGCACAGAGGGTGTAGTCATCACCTACGGCGACTATTCCGGCGATGCCGAGAAGCACACCACCTACACCTCCTCCACGGTGCGGGTGCAGGGCAACGACTTTCGGGCCGAGAATATCACCTTCGAAAACTCGGCTGGCAGGGTAGGGCAGGCCGTGGCCCTGCACGTGGAGGGTGACCGGGCCGTGTTTCGGCACTGCCGCTTGCTGGGCAACCAGGATACGCTGTTTCTAGCCATCGAAAACAGCCGCCAGTACTACCAGGACTGCTACATCGAGGGTACTACCGATTTTATCTTCGGGGCCAGCACGGCCGTATTCGACCGTTGCACTATTTTAAGCAAGAGCAATTCCTACATCACGGCGGCTTCTACCACGCCCCGACAGCGGTTTGGACTGGTATTTCTGAACTGCCGACTCACGGCCGCCCCCGAAGCCCAGAAAGTCTACCTCGGTAGACCCTGGCGTCCTCATGCGCGCACCGTCTTTTTGGATACAGAAATGGGGGCGCACATCACGCCGGCAGGCTGGGACAACTGGCGCAACCCAGAAAATGAGAAGACAGCTTTCTATGCCGAGTACCAATCGCGCGGGCCGGGCGCCAACCCTGAGGGGCGGGTGCGGTGGAGTCGTCAGCTCACCAGCAAAGAGGCCAAGCAGTACACGTTGAAAAATATCTTTGCGGGCACCGAGCCGTGGCTGCCTGAAAGCAAATAG
- a CDS encoding DUF4202 domain-containing protein, translating into MLLNQARFDEAIRLFDDANAEDPHQEVADGQSYPKELLYGQRMSACLHAVAPNAPEAIQLAARCQHIRRWTIPRQDFPMDRAGYHKWRNTLKKFHAQLASEILTQVGYDAETIQRVQVLLQKQQMHLDPEVQLLEDVICLVFLQYYFLDFAAQHPEDKVIDIVQKTWRKMTPEGHQLALQLPLAPKAQALIGKALNS; encoded by the coding sequence ATGCTACTCAACCAAGCCCGCTTCGATGAAGCCATCCGCCTGTTCGACGACGCCAACGCCGAAGACCCCCACCAGGAAGTTGCGGACGGACAGTCCTACCCCAAAGAACTGCTCTATGGCCAGCGCATGAGCGCCTGTCTGCACGCAGTGGCCCCCAACGCTCCGGAAGCTATACAGCTGGCAGCCCGCTGCCAGCACATCCGCCGCTGGACCATCCCGCGCCAGGATTTTCCCATGGACCGCGCCGGCTACCACAAATGGCGCAACACGCTCAAGAAATTCCACGCTCAGCTAGCCAGCGAAATCCTGACGCAGGTAGGCTACGATGCCGAAACCATCCAGCGGGTGCAGGTGCTCCTGCAAAAGCAGCAGATGCACCTCGACCCCGAAGTGCAGCTGCTGGAAGATGTGATTTGCCTGGTGTTTTTGCAATACTATTTCCTTGATTTTGCCGCTCAACACCCGGAGGATAAAGTCATCGACATTGTGCAGAAAACCTGGCGCAAAATGACGCCCGAGGGCCACCAGCTAGCCTTGCAATTGCCCTTAGCGCCCAAGGCGCAGGCATTGATTGGCAAGGCGCTAAATAGTTAG
- a CDS encoding beta-ketoacyl synthase N-terminal-like domain-containing protein, with protein sequence MTNARADEAFIIIRGRGRVSALGEQAFPASSDSPFSTHPNGLPVATLPPATEAAVAELRRAHPAYRQLDRTVLLAILAARQAATDAGWNHDQQPTTYNQHALTVSIGSSRGATHHLEQYHEEFLREGSVPAAASPLTTLGNVASWVAFDAGSADGAALSHSSTCSSAFQALGNAVAWLRAGMADRYLAGGAEAPLTEFTLAQMQAIGIYSPFAAGTWPCRPGAGRPSTFTLGEGAAVFALERVAATTATTEAAATHQPLFRLESVGFGFEAIGSKTGISADGQHFQKAMRQALQQAGRELHEVDALVLHSPGTPAGDAAELAAVQTVFSGSPPLLLSNKWLVGHTLGASAALSLDFALQILATQQWPVAPFPTYLATAPKQPIRRILVNAAGFGGNAASALVSLV encoded by the coding sequence ATGACTAACGCCCGCGCCGACGAGGCGTTTATCATCATTCGGGGCCGAGGCCGGGTGTCGGCGCTGGGTGAGCAGGCCTTTCCAGCTTCTTCCGATTCGCCTTTTTCCACCCACCCCAACGGCCTGCCTGTAGCCACCCTACCCCCCGCTACCGAGGCGGCCGTGGCGGAGCTGCGGCGCGCCCATCCCGCCTACCGCCAGCTCGACCGCACTGTGTTGCTTGCCATACTGGCGGCCCGCCAGGCCGCCACGGACGCGGGATGGAATCATGACCAACAACCTACAACCTACAATCAACACGCTCTTACCGTCAGCATAGGCAGCAGCCGCGGGGCCACGCACCACTTAGAGCAGTACCACGAGGAGTTTTTACGCGAAGGCAGCGTGCCAGCGGCTGCGTCGCCGCTTACGACGTTGGGCAATGTGGCTAGCTGGGTGGCCTTTGATGCGGGTAGTGCCGATGGGGCTGCGCTAAGCCATTCTAGCACGTGCAGCAGCGCGTTTCAGGCGCTGGGCAATGCCGTGGCCTGGCTGCGAGCAGGTATGGCAGACCGCTACTTGGCGGGCGGAGCTGAGGCGCCGCTCACGGAGTTCACGCTAGCACAGATGCAGGCTATCGGCATTTACTCGCCCTTCGCGGCGGGCACGTGGCCCTGCCGGCCGGGGGCGGGGCGGCCTTCTACCTTCACGCTGGGTGAGGGCGCGGCCGTGTTTGCCCTAGAGAGAGTAGCCGCTACTACCGCCACCACCGAAGCAGCGGCGACGCACCAGCCGCTGTTCCGCTTGGAAAGCGTGGGATTTGGTTTTGAAGCTATCGGCAGCAAAACGGGTATTTCGGCCGATGGGCAGCATTTTCAGAAAGCGATGCGGCAGGCGTTGCAGCAGGCGGGTAGGGAGCTGCACGAGGTAGACGCCCTAGTGCTGCATAGCCCTGGCACCCCGGCCGGCGACGCTGCCGAACTGGCAGCCGTACAGACAGTTTTCAGCGGGAGTCCCCCGCTGCTTCTTTCCAATAAGTGGCTGGTAGGGCACACGTTGGGTGCCTCGGCAGCACTCAGTCTCGATTTTGCATTGCAAATACTGGCAACGCAGCAATGGCCTGTCGCGCCCTTTCCTACTTATCTGGCCACGGCGCCTAAGCAGCCTATTCGGCGTATTCTGGTGAATGCGGCGGGTTTTGGGGGCAACGCGGCCAGCGCGTTGGTGTCTTTGGTGTAG
- the bioA gene encoding adenosylmethionine--8-amino-7-oxononanoate transaminase yields MSTLAQRDHAVLWHPYTQMQTAPLAVPIISGEGAWLIAEDGTRYLDGISSWWVNLHGHAHPAIAERVSAQLRTLEHVLFAGFTHPTAVELAEQLLELLPRNQSRVFYSDNGSTAVEVALKMVLQYFHNQGQPQRRRFLCFRDSYHGDTFGAMSVSSRGAFTQPFWPLLFEVEFIDVPVPGREAEVLAQLDAALQHPEVAGFIFEPLLLGTAGMVAYSAEVLDAMVRRCHQRGVLCIADEVMTGFGRTGPLFASSQLQEQPDIMCFSKGLTGGTLAMGLTTCAAPLYEAFLSDDKMKALFHGHSYTANPVACAAALASLELTRAEACTQQRQRIAAAHAAFKQELEDQPGIRAVRHVGTVLAVEYDPGEGTSYFSRLRDAFYQLAFDNHVILRPLGNVVYLLPPYCTTDAELALLYQVLRQMRELVLNFTPAPTLPEYLHD; encoded by the coding sequence ATGTCTACGCTTGCCCAACGGGACCACGCCGTGCTGTGGCACCCCTACACTCAAATGCAAACCGCCCCGCTGGCCGTACCTATCATCAGCGGCGAGGGCGCCTGGCTTATTGCCGAAGACGGCACCCGCTACCTCGACGGCATCTCGTCGTGGTGGGTGAACCTACATGGCCACGCCCACCCCGCCATTGCCGAGCGTGTGAGCGCGCAGCTCCGCACCCTGGAGCACGTGCTGTTTGCCGGCTTCACTCACCCTACAGCCGTGGAGCTTGCTGAGCAACTGCTCGAACTCCTACCCCGTAACCAGTCCCGCGTATTTTACTCCGACAATGGCTCGACGGCAGTGGAGGTAGCCCTGAAAATGGTGCTGCAATACTTCCACAACCAAGGTCAGCCCCAGCGGCGGCGCTTCCTCTGCTTCCGCGACTCCTACCACGGCGACACGTTCGGGGCCATGTCGGTAAGCAGCCGGGGGGCGTTTACGCAGCCGTTTTGGCCGTTGCTGTTTGAAGTGGAGTTTATCGACGTGCCGGTGCCGGGCCGCGAGGCCGAGGTTCTGGCGCAGCTGGACGCAGCTTTACAACATCCCGAGGTAGCGGGCTTCATCTTTGAGCCGCTGCTGCTGGGCACAGCGGGCATGGTAGCCTACTCGGCCGAGGTGCTGGATGCAATGGTGCGCCGCTGCCACCAGCGCGGCGTGCTGTGCATTGCCGATGAAGTGATGACCGGCTTCGGCCGTACTGGGCCGCTGTTTGCCAGCAGTCAGTTGCAGGAGCAGCCCGATATCATGTGCTTCTCGAAGGGCCTCACGGGCGGCACGCTCGCTATGGGCTTGACCACCTGCGCCGCGCCGCTCTACGAGGCGTTTCTGAGCGACGACAAGATGAAGGCCTTGTTTCATGGCCACTCCTATACTGCTAACCCCGTAGCCTGCGCCGCCGCCCTGGCTAGCCTGGAGCTCACCCGCGCTGAGGCGTGTACACAGCAGCGCCAGCGCATTGCGGCCGCCCACGCCGCGTTTAAGCAGGAACTAGAAGACCAGCCAGGCATCCGGGCCGTGCGCCATGTGGGTACAGTGCTGGCTGTGGAGTACGACCCCGGCGAGGGCACTAGCTACTTCAGTCGCCTCCGCGACGCGTTCTACCAGCTCGCCTTCGACAACCACGTGATTCTGCGCCCCTTGGGCAACGTAGTGTATCTGCTGCCGCCTTATTGCACCACCGATGCCGAGCTAGCCCTACTCTACCAAGTGCTGCGCCAGATGCGCGAGCTGGTGTTGAACTTCACGCCCGCCCCTACCCTGCCCGAATACCTGCATGACTAA
- a CDS encoding M28 family metallopeptidase — translation MKLRSTLLTAFLLPALPLLAQNKPSTTPDPTIKKMVNDISEKRLKEDVDKLVSFGTRHTLSDTKSKKRGIGAARNWVEDEFRKYSKASGNRLVVTQDTFTIKPDGRRIDKPVVMANVMATLPGTDPNDKRIFIVSGHIDSRVSDVMNATADAPGANDDGSGTVAVMELARVMSQQKYPATIIFVAVQGEEQGLYGSTHLAKRAKAEGWNVVAMLNNDIVGNSHGDDPSTDDNKHLRVFSEGVPATETEAEGRVRRTLSSENDSPSRQLARYAQQSAEDYVDGLDVVVVYRPDRFLRGGDHTPFNQQGFTAVRFTEMNEDFRHQHQDLRTENGVEYGDHAKFMDFGYLRKNTGVNLATLAGLALAPASPQNVGVLTAQLTNRTQLKWDAPAAGPKPAGYYVLIRETTSPKWQQKVFVTDTKADLTQSKDNYIFGVASVDAQGHESLPVIPKPVR, via the coding sequence ATGAAGCTTCGCTCTACCCTATTGACTGCTTTTCTCTTACCGGCCCTACCCCTGCTGGCGCAAAACAAGCCCTCGACCACTCCCGACCCCACCATCAAGAAGATGGTGAATGACATTTCGGAGAAACGCCTGAAAGAGGACGTTGACAAGCTCGTGAGTTTCGGCACGCGCCATACCCTGAGCGATACCAAGAGCAAGAAGCGCGGCATTGGGGCGGCGCGCAACTGGGTGGAAGATGAGTTCCGAAAGTACAGCAAAGCCAGCGGCAACCGCCTTGTAGTCACCCAGGACACCTTCACCATCAAGCCTGACGGCCGCCGCATCGACAAGCCCGTGGTGATGGCCAACGTGATGGCCACCCTACCCGGCACCGACCCCAATGACAAGCGCATCTTTATCGTGAGCGGGCACATCGATTCGCGGGTGTCGGATGTGATGAACGCTACCGCCGACGCGCCCGGTGCCAACGACGACGGCTCCGGCACGGTGGCCGTGATGGAGCTGGCCCGCGTGATGTCGCAGCAGAAATATCCGGCCACCATCATCTTCGTGGCTGTGCAGGGCGAGGAGCAGGGTCTCTATGGCTCAACGCACCTGGCCAAACGCGCCAAGGCCGAAGGCTGGAACGTGGTAGCCATGCTCAACAACGACATTGTGGGCAACTCGCACGGCGACGACCCTTCCACTGACGATAATAAGCACCTGCGCGTATTTAGCGAGGGCGTGCCTGCCACTGAAACCGAGGCCGAGGGTAGGGTGCGCCGCACGTTGTCGTCGGAAAACGATTCGCCTTCCCGCCAACTAGCCCGCTACGCTCAGCAGTCCGCTGAGGACTACGTAGATGGCCTCGATGTGGTGGTGGTGTACCGCCCCGACCGATTCCTACGCGGTGGCGACCATACGCCGTTCAATCAGCAGGGCTTCACGGCGGTGCGCTTCACGGAGATGAATGAAGATTTCCGCCACCAGCACCAAGACCTGCGCACCGAAAACGGCGTGGAGTACGGCGACCATGCCAAGTTCATGGACTTTGGCTACCTACGCAAAAACACCGGCGTGAACCTGGCTACCCTGGCCGGCTTGGCCTTGGCACCGGCTTCGCCCCAAAACGTGGGTGTGCTCACGGCCCAGCTCACCAACCGCACGCAGCTGAAGTGGGACGCCCCTGCCGCCGGCCCCAAGCCCGCCGGCTACTATGTGCTCATCCGCGAAACTACCTCGCCCAAGTGGCAGCAAAAGGTATTCGTGACCGACACGAAAGCCGACCTCACCCAGAGCAAAGACAACTACATCTTCGGGGTGGCCTCCGTGGATGCTCAAGGCCACGAAAGCCTGCCAGTGATTCCGAAGCCGGTGCGGTAG
- a CDS encoding MBL fold metallo-hydrolase gives MSKLVVCLLLLLGHLATAQQPDFRVVPLGVRGGLDESNLSAYLVAPVGAISYACLDAGTIRAGVEKAVAQRALPGTPDQIIRRQIKAYLLSHAHLDHMAGLLLNAPDDTSKTLYGLPSCLAILQQHYFNWQSWPNFGTTGAAPTLGKYQYHPLLPGAPETAVAGTALLARAFPLSHGPGYESAAFLLRYGNNYLLYLGDTGPDAVEHSTRLAELWQAVAPLARAGTLRGIFMEVSYPNAQPDTQLFGHLTPHWLQQELLVLARLTGVGALRNLPIVVTHSKPTADNLIQIKQQLETNNTLRLRFIFPEQGQAFAL, from the coding sequence ATGTCGAAGCTTGTCGTTTGCCTTCTCCTTCTGCTGGGCCATCTGGCAACAGCCCAGCAACCAGACTTTCGGGTAGTGCCCCTAGGCGTACGGGGTGGCCTCGATGAAAGCAACCTCTCGGCCTACCTAGTGGCCCCCGTTGGCGCTATCAGCTACGCTTGTCTGGATGCCGGCACCATCCGAGCCGGGGTAGAAAAGGCGGTAGCGCAACGGGCCCTACCCGGCACTCCCGACCAGATTATCCGTCGTCAGATCAAAGCCTACCTACTCTCCCACGCCCACCTCGACCATATGGCCGGCCTGCTGCTCAACGCCCCCGATGACACCAGCAAAACCCTGTACGGCCTACCTAGCTGCCTCGCTATCCTGCAACAGCACTACTTCAACTGGCAGAGCTGGCCCAACTTCGGCACTACTGGCGCGGCCCCTACCCTCGGCAAATATCAATACCACCCCCTCCTACCTGGCGCCCCCGAAACCGCCGTGGCCGGTACCGCGCTGTTGGCCCGAGCCTTTCCACTCAGCCACGGCCCCGGCTACGAGAGCGCGGCTTTCTTGCTCCGCTACGGCAACAACTACCTCCTCTACCTCGGCGACACTGGCCCCGATGCCGTGGAGCACAGCACACGCCTAGCCGAGCTGTGGCAGGCGGTAGCGCCACTAGCACGAGCCGGCACACTGCGGGGTATTTTTATGGAAGTATCCTACCCCAACGCCCAACCCGACACCCAGCTGTTCGGGCACCTCACGCCCCACTGGCTACAGCAAGAGCTGTTGGTGCTGGCCCGGCTGACGGGAGTTGGCGCCCTGCGCAACCTGCCTATCGTTGTTACCCACAGCAAGCCCACAGCCGACAACCTCATTCAGATCAAACAGCAGCTCGAAACGAATAATACGCTTCGACTCCGGTTTATCTTTCCGGAGCAGGGCCAGGCCTTTGCGTTGTAG
- the yiaA gene encoding inner membrane protein YiaA, which yields MQKPSNAFIAASWAALLVGMVAFMVGLWNATMPLSEKGYYFTVLLYGLFAAISLQKSVRDQLEGIPVTSIYYGLSWFATLSAILLLAVGLWNATLLLSEKGFYAMSFMLALFGAIAVQKNTRDAQSSRSGAQPTETGFNTH from the coding sequence ATGCAGAAACCATCCAATGCATTTATAGCCGCTTCGTGGGCAGCACTCCTGGTCGGTATGGTTGCCTTTATGGTAGGGCTATGGAATGCTACCATGCCGCTCAGCGAAAAGGGGTACTATTTCACAGTTTTGCTCTACGGGTTGTTTGCGGCTATATCGCTGCAAAAGAGTGTACGCGACCAGCTGGAGGGTATTCCCGTCACAAGCATATACTACGGGCTGAGCTGGTTTGCTACGCTCTCGGCTATTTTGTTGCTGGCTGTAGGGCTATGGAACGCGACGCTGCTGCTGAGTGAGAAAGGCTTTTATGCCATGTCGTTTATGCTGGCGTTGTTTGGGGCTATTGCGGTGCAGAAGAACACGCGCGACGCGCAGAGCAGCCGTTCGGGAGCCCAACCAACCGAAACCGGTTTCAACACCCACTAG
- the bioB gene encoding biotin synthase BioB, which translates to MLRTDWTLDEVNAIYHQPVLELVAQAAAVHREFQATGEVQVCTLLSVKTGGCPEDCAYCPQAARYHTGVQAHKLLPDAEVLSAAQRAKDSGSTRFCMGAAWREVRDNRDFDRVLNMVTEVNNIGLEVCCTLGMLNEYQAERLKEAGLYAYNHNLDTSREHYNDIITTRTYDDRLDTLEHVRKAGISVCSGGIIGLGETDEDRVAMLHTLATLPQHPESVPVNALVPVEGTPLAEQPRVSVWEMLRMIATARLLMPKTIVRLSAGRQEMPVTEQALCFLAGANSIFSGEKLLTTPNPDFDADKQMFELLGLKPRKAFKDVPQGAAVLGKQETAVV; encoded by the coding sequence ATGCTGCGCACCGACTGGACCCTCGATGAAGTAAACGCAATTTATCACCAACCCGTGCTGGAGCTGGTGGCGCAGGCCGCCGCCGTGCACCGCGAGTTTCAAGCCACTGGCGAAGTGCAGGTGTGCACGCTACTGAGCGTGAAAACCGGCGGCTGCCCCGAAGACTGCGCCTACTGCCCTCAGGCTGCCCGCTACCACACCGGCGTGCAAGCCCACAAGCTCCTACCCGACGCCGAGGTGCTATCCGCAGCCCAACGCGCCAAAGACTCGGGTTCTACCCGCTTCTGCATGGGCGCTGCCTGGCGCGAGGTGCGCGACAACCGCGACTTCGACCGAGTGCTAAACATGGTGACCGAAGTAAATAACATAGGCCTAGAAGTGTGCTGCACCTTGGGCATGCTGAACGAGTACCAGGCCGAGCGCCTGAAGGAAGCCGGCCTCTACGCCTACAACCACAACCTCGATACCAGCCGAGAGCACTACAACGACATCATCACCACGCGCACTTACGACGACCGCCTCGACACGTTGGAGCACGTGCGAAAAGCGGGTATTTCGGTGTGCTCGGGCGGCATCATTGGCCTGGGCGAGACAGATGAGGACCGTGTGGCCATGCTGCATACGCTGGCTACCCTACCCCAACACCCCGAGTCGGTGCCGGTGAATGCGCTGGTGCCGGTGGAAGGCACGCCTCTAGCCGAGCAGCCCCGCGTAAGCGTGTGGGAAATGCTGCGCATGATTGCCACCGCCCGCCTGCTGATGCCTAAAACCATTGTGCGCCTCTCGGCTGGCCGCCAGGAAATGCCCGTAACCGAACAAGCGCTTTGCTTCCTGGCCGGCGCCAACTCCATCTTCTCCGGCGAAAAGCTTCTTACTACCCCCAACCCGGACTTCGACGCCGACAAGCAGATGTTTGAGCTGCTGGGTCTGAAGCCGCGCAAGGCGTTTAAGGATGTACCGCAGGGCGCCGCGGTTTTAGGTAAGCAGGAAACGGCAGTCGTTTAG